TTAGCAAAAGATAGAATAATTACCGCGGTTCATAAGCATTACACGATCGGGGAATGGACTGATTTTCTGAAAGATAAGCCCGACGAATTATATAATTATATCGCTTTAAGCACCGGAACAGGAAAGGCGGATGAAGAAAAGATAAAAAAAATTTGTGAACTCCATCCTAAAATTCAGTTTCTCTGCATTGACGTGGCAAACGGATATTCCGAGCATTTTGTATCGTTTGTGAAGCAGGCGCGGCAAAATTTTCCCGATAAAATAATAATAGCCGGAAACGTGGTGACCGGCGAAATGGTGGAAGAACTGCTTTTGGCCGGCGCAGATATTATTAAGGTCGGCATTGGTCCCGGTTCCGTGTGTACTACCCGTGTAAAAACCGGTGTCGGTTATCCGCAACTTTCCGCAATTATTGAATGTGCCGATGCAGCGCACGGTTTGAAAGGCCACATCATCGGAGACGGCGGCTGTAAAGTACCGGGAGATGTGGCAAAGGCGTTCGGTGGCGGTGCAGATTTTGTGATGCTCGGCGGAATGTTTGCCGGACACGACGAGAGCGGCGGCGAAATGATGGAAGAAAACGGAAAAAAATACCGACTTTTCTACGGCATGAGTTCCAAAACCGCGATGGACAAACATTCTGGTGGCGTTGCTGAATACCGTGCTTCCGAGGGAAAAACAGTGAAAGTTCCGTATAAAGGTCCGGTTTCAGAAACGGTAAAAGATATTTTGGGCGGCGTACGCTCAACCTGCACGTATGTAGGCGCTTCGGAATTAAGAGAACTGTCAAAAAGGACGACTTTTATCCGTGTTCAGGAGCAGGAAAATCAGATTTTTAAAGATTAGCAGCTGCCACTGCTGCACTGAATTAAATTTTTCAATCGGCATTAAAAAGGTTTTTTTAAAACAATCTGAGCTGCTGCTCCTTTGAGCCTGTAAAATGTTCAGTTGCAAGTGGGGCAATGTGTTTTCCGTGAAAGTATTTCCTGCGTGCGAGTGCAAAAGTCTGGTGAATCATTTCTGCAATGTTTCCTTCGCCTTTATAACGTTCAAAATATCTTTTTTCGCCGAGATTTCCGGCACGCATCGAACGAATCAGATTTAAAACTTTTTGCGAACGCTCCGGGAAATGCGCATTTACCCATTGCACAAAAACCGGCTCTACAGTATCATTAAGCCGGATAAGAGCGTGATGGGCACTTTTGGCACCCAGCTCGGAAACGGTTTTATAAATATTCAACCCTTCCTCCGAATTGAGTCCGGGGATTACCGGCGCTGCCATAACATTCACCGGAATTCCGTTTTGCGATAAGATTTCGAGCGCTTTCAGTTTATTTTTAACTGAGGAAGTTCGTGGCTCCATCACTTTTCTTAAATCTTCATTAATCGTCGGAATGCTCAAATTCACCGAAACCAGATTTTTTTCGGCTAACTGTATCAGCAAGTCCAAATCTCTTAAAATCAGTGCGTTTTTGGTGATGAATGAGACAGGGTGACGGTAATCTAAAAATACCTGAAGCAGTTTTCGGGTGATTTCAAGTTTTCTTTCAACAGGCTGATAAGGGTCAGTATTTCCCGACATCACAATGGTTTTCGGTGTGTAACCTCTTTTCTTAAAGAATTTTTCTAAAAGCTCGGGAGCGTTTTTCTTCACCATAATTTTCCTTTCAAAATCAATTCCGGCAGAAAATCCCCAATACTCGTGCGTTGGCCTTGCAAAGCAATAAGAGCAGCCGTGTTCGCAACCCTGATATGGATTTAAAGAATATTCCATAGATAAATCCGGGCTTTTTACAGGATTCACTATGGACTTTGGAAACACTTCAGTGAAGGTCGTTTTCACGGTTTCAAAATCTTCATCTTCAGGCTCATAAGTGTATTTGTCGAAACGGTTTATGACGTTTCGCTGCGCACCCTGTCCTTTGATGTGATTGCTTCGTTCCATTTTATAAGAAACAAAGATAGTGATGTAATTTAACATAATAATAAATATTTGAGCTATATTTTATATCAAGATATAAATCCTGTAAACGCTATACTCCTTGCTAAACTTAGTCCTTATATTTAAAAAAGTAAAGCCTGCTCAACCGAACAGGCTTTTAATATTAATTGTAAGATGCTTAAGCTTTTTCAGTTACTGAAGCTTCTTTTTCCAGCGCATCTTTCGAGTCGTTCAGCCTCAGTACTACTGTTTCATTTTCAGAAATCTGCTTATTGACTAAAAGTTCTGCCAATAAATCTTCGATGTATTTCTGTACGGCACGTTTCAGCGGCCTTGCTCCGAAATCTTTGTCCCAGCCTTTCTCCGCGATAAAATCTTTGGCTTCATCGGTAAGTTCAACTTTGTAGCCAAGTTTTTCAAGCCTGCCATAAAGTTTGGAAAGCTCAAGATCAATGATTTTTCTGATGTCTTCCTGTTGAAGCGAATTGAAAATAATGATGTCATCAATCCTGTTGAGGAATTCAGGAGCAAAGGCTTTTTTCAAGGCATTTTCGATTGTCGCTCTCGCTCTCGCGTCAGACGTTGATTTTTTAGCACTTGTGCCGAAACCGACTCCGTCACCAAAATCTTTCAAATCTCTGGTCCCGATGTTTGAAGTAAGGATGATAATCGTGTTTCTGAAATCGATTTTTCTTCCCAAAGAATCGGTCACATGGCCTTCATCCAAAATTTGGAGAAGAATATTGAAAACATCCGGATGGGCTTTTTCAATCTCATCTAATAACACAACGGCGTAAGGTTTTCTTCTTACCGCTTCGGTCAGTTGTCCGCCTTCTTCGTAGCCCACATATCCCGGAGGCGCACCAACCAATCTTGATACGGCAAATTTTTCCATATATTCACTCATATCAATACGGATTAATGCCTCATCTGAATCGAAAAGTTCGCGAGCCATTACTTTCGCCAATTCGGTTTTACCCACACCGGTTGTACCAAGGAAAATAAATGTTCCGATCGGGCGGTTCGGATCTTTCAGTCCGGCACGGTTTCTTTGTATCGCTTTCACGACTTTTTTCACCGCATCTTCCTGTCCGATTACTTTTCCGTTTAATTTATCATCCATCTGGGCGAGTTTATCCAACTCATTTTTACCGACTTTAGTTACCGGTACACCGCTCATCATAGAAACCACTTCGGCCACATTTTCCTCGGTTACGGTTTCTTTTTTCTCCTTTACATCTTTGTCCCATTTTTCCTGAGCTGCAGAAAGTTCCATTACCAGACGCTCCTCCTCATCTTTCAGTTTTCTGGCTTCAAGATAATCCTGGGCTTTTACGGCCTGCTGTTTCTGTTCCTTGATCTCTTCTATTTTCTTTTCATTTTTAATGATCTCTGTAGGCACTTTCATGTTTTTGATGTAAACACGAGAACCAGCTTCGTCCATCGCATCAATAGCTTTGTCCGGAAGGAAACGGTCGGTAATATATCTCGAAGTAAGATTCACACACGCTGCAATCGCCTCATCAGTGTAGGTTACGTTGTGGTGATCTTCGTATTTATCTTTAATCTGATTTAAAATCTGAATGGTTTCCTCAATGGAAGTTGGCTCTACCATAACTTTCTGGAAACGTCTCTCCAAAGCACCGTCTTTCTCGATGTACTGCCTGTATTCATCAAGTGTTGTAGCACCGATGCACTGAATTTCGCCTCTTGCCAGCGCAGGTTTGAACATATTTGATGCGTCTAAACTTCCGGTAGAACTTCCCGCTCCAACAATCGTATGCAATTCATCAATGAAAAGAATGACATCACGGTTTTTTTCGAGTTCGGTCATGATGGCTTTCATACGTTCCTCAAACTGCCCGCGGTACTTTGTGCCGGCAACCAAACTTGCCAAATCCAAAGTAATCACACGTTTTCCGTAAAGAACCCTCGAAACTTTTTTCTGATGAATTCTAAGCGCCAAACCTTCTGCGATGGCAGATTTACCAACGCCCGGCTCACCAATTAAAAGTGGATTGTTTTTCTTTCTTCTGGAGAGAATCTGCGAAACGCGTTCAATTTCCTTCTCACGGCCGATTACCGGATCAAGCTTGCCGTCTTTAGCCAAAGCGGTTAAATCCCTACCGAAATTATCCAGCGTAGGCGTTTTGCTCTTCCCTGTTCCGATATTACCGGTGGGTCTGCGCATCTGTCCGTATTCTTCACGCTCATCATCATCGTCGTAAGCACTCATTTTCGGTCCTTCGCCGGAATTTTTAAGCATGGTCTGATATTCTCTGGAAACTCTTTCATAATCTACGTCATAAGCTCCTAAAATACTGGAAGTAGGATCTTCGAACTTGTAAAGAATTCCAAGAAGAAGATGAACTGTATTAATTTCACCGCTGCGGTATTGCCTGCATTCCAGCTCAGCACGTTTTACTGCCTGATCTGCCATTTTTGTAAAAGAAATGTTTGAAACCTCTTCCGCCAAAGGGTTGATGCCGGAAACGTTCATCGTTTCAATTTTTCTTCTGATTTGTGTAAGGTCGGCATTCAGGTTCTGAAGGATTTCCCGTGCAGAGTTATCAGTTTTGATGATGCCCAGCAGCAGGTGCTCTGTGTTCAGGAACTCACTTTTCAGTCTTCGTGCCTCGTTTTTGCTTTGTTTGAACACTTTGTCCAAACCGTCTGAAAACTTATAATCCATAATTTGGTCTCATAATTTAATATAAAGGTAGTTATTTCTGCCTTTATGTTCTCCAAAAGTTACAAATACTTTACCAAAACTTAAAAAATGACGATATGGCAGAAACCCAGGCTATATCTCCTTGAAAATGATTACATTTGCAGCCCAATAATTATCTTTATGACACCAGAAATTGCCAGCTATATCGGTTATGCAGCCTCTTTTTTTATCATATTGAGCTTTATGCTGAAAGATTTAAGAAAAGTGAGGCTTGTTAATCTTCTGGGCTGTATATGTTTTGTAATTTATGGCATTTTTATTGGCATGCTGTGGCCGGTAATCATTCCGAACGCAATTCTGTGTATTATACAGGTTTTTCATCTTTTGAAAAAATGATTAATTTGTAGATGTGAAAGTTATAGTCTGCGTATTCAATAATCTTTATACCGACCAACGTGTAGAAAAAGTCTGCAGATCGCTGCTCGAAAACGGTTATCAAATCGAACTTATCGGCAGTTCATGGGGCGGACTTCCCGAGATGAACCGCCCGTATACTTTTCACCGAATAAATTTAAACGCCAGAAATCTAAAGCTGGCCTATCCTGAATTTAACCTTAAATTATATCGTGAACTTTTAAAAAGGGCTGATAAAAATACAGTTCTGCTTGCAAATGATTTGGATACGCTTGCTGCGAGCTATTTAGTTTCAAAAAAATTAAATGTTCCCCTGGTTTATGACAGCCATGAAATTTTTACAGAGATGCCGGCCGTTAACGGAAGGTTTACCCAGAAAATATGGCGAAAACTGGAAAGAAATCTGGTTCCAAAAATTAATTATATGATAACGGCAAGCGACAGCTATGCCACCTGGTTTGAAAATAAGTATCATATAAAAAAGCCGGTTGTGGTTCAGAATTTTCCGGTTAAGATTTCGCATTCCGATGATACTTCAACTGAAAATTACCCAAAAATCATCCTTTATCAGGGTGTCATTAATCCTTCAAGAGGTCTGGACAAGGTTATTCCGGCAATGAAAACGATCGGGAACGCTCAGCTATGGATTGTGGGAGACGGCCCCAAGCGAAAAGAATATGAAGCATTAACCAAATCTAATAAACTTGAACAGAAAATAAAGTTTTTCGGTAAATTGCCACCGTCTGAATTAAGAAAACTCACTGTAAAAGCTGATGTGGGCTTAAGCATCGAAGAAAATAACGGCGAAAGCTACTACTATTCTTTACCAAATAAAATATCAGATTATATACAGGCGGGGATCCCGATTGTGGTTTCAAATTTCCCTGAAATGAAAAGAATTATTGAACAATTTGAGGTTGGGGAATGTATAACGAACCACTCTGAACAGGAACTTTCAAGCAAAATCACCAGGGTTCTTACAAAAGGAAAAAAGTTTTACTCGGAAGGGCTTGTATCAGCTGCTGCCCAGCTTTGCTGGGAAAACGAAGAGCCGAAACTGATTGAATTGTTTAAAAAAGTGCAAACAGAAAACTTTCAGTAATTTTGCAAAATGACCATCAAGGAAAAACAGCAGGAAATTGTAAAAGATTTTGAGTTTCTGGACGACTGGGAACAGAAATACGAATATATCATTGATCTCGGCAAAGAACTAAAAGCCTTGCCGGAAGATAAAAAGACCGATGAAAACCTCATCAAAGGCTGCCAAAGCAAAGTCTGGATCGACGCTGAATTCAAAGACGGAAAACTTTATTTCAATGCAGACAGTGACGGTATTTTGCCCAAAGGCATCGTTTCGCTTCTGGTTTCCATCTACAGCGGGCATCCTACGAAAGAAATTCTGGATTCTGATTTCGATTTCATCTCACAAATCGGCTTGCAGGAATTCCTTTCACCATCGCGCGCCAACGGACTGATGGCGATGACCAAGCAGATTAAGTTTTACGCAGTAGCCTACCAGTTGAAATCTTGACACGGATTCTTGCATACCGGTTCTCTGCCTTTGGTGATGTAGCGATGACGGCGCCTGTTTTCCGGGAGTTCCTGGAGCAGAACCCCGATGTGGAACTTGTCTTTGTTTCCCGGAAAAATTTCTCCGCCATTTTTGATGATATCTCCAACCTGAAGTTTAAAGGTGTTGATTTGGATGATTACAAAGGTTTTCTTGGCTTAAGGCGCCTTGCAAGAGAATTGATAAAAGAATTTCAGCCCGATTATATTGCAGACTTGCACGATGTTATCCGCACCAAAATTCTTAAGAAAATTTTTCAAGCAAAAGGGTACAAAATTTCTTTTATAAACAAAGGAAAAGAAGAAAAAGAGGAGCTGACTGATGTTTGGAACCTTAACAAGAAAAAGCTCAAAAGTAATATAGAGCGTTACGCAGATGTCTTCCGGAATTTGGGTTACAGTGTAAACTTATCACATCATTACAGAAGTAAAAGTTCTGTAAAAGAGGGAATTGGCGTAGCACCTTTCGCACAGCATAAAGGCAAAATGTTGCCTCTGGAAAAATCTTTTGAACTCGCTAAAATCCTTTCAAAAACTCATAAAATTTACTTTTTTGGTGGCGGAAAGGAAGAAACTGAAATTTTAAACACCTGGGCACAGAAGCTCCCAAATACCGAAAGTCTTGCGGGCAAGCTCTCATTGAAAGAAGAACTCCAAAAAATCGCTGAACTTGAGGTGATGATATCAATGGATTCAGCCAATATGCATTTGGCGAGTTTGGTAGGCACGCGCTGTATTTCAATCTGGGGCTCCACGCACCATTTTGCCGGATTTTTAGGTTACGGACAAAGTGATGATGATATTGTTGAAGTTAAGGACCTGACTTGCCGCCCATGCTCTGTTTTTGGTGATAAAGAATGCTACCGCGGTGATTACGCCTGTCTGGAAGAAATTGACATTCAAAAAATCGTTGAAAAAGTTTGAAACTTTCAGTCTGCATACCGGTCTATAACTTTGATGTACGGGAATTGGTCCGCGACCTGCAAAAAGAAATTACAAAGTATCAAATTAATGCGGAAATCCTCCTGATTGATGATGCCTCTGACCAACATTATGTCCTAATTAATAAAGGAATAGAAAATGAAGTTGAGAACTTTGTTTTTCTTGAAAAAAATGTCGGCCGGTCACAGATCCGGAATTTATTCCTTTATTATGCCAGTGGCGACTACCTTCTGTTTCTGGACTGCGACGGCAAAATTACAAATCCTCATTTCCTTAAAAATTACTTAAGCTACATCGAAAAAAATAATGTTAAAGCGGTTTATGGAGGCAGAAAAGTTTCAGAACTTCAACCTGACAGTAACCATCTGCTGCGATGGCGATATGCAAATGAGCGGGAAAATCTTCCTTTGAACAAACGCTTGATTCGGCCATATCTCTCCTTCCAAACGAATAATTTTGTCGTTAAAAAATCAGTGCTGGAAAAAGTCAACTTCAATCCTGAATTTCAGAAGTACGGCTATGAAGACCTTCTTTTTGCAATGGATCTGAACCATGCCGGAATCCCGGTACGCCACATCGACAATCCCATCTTAAATAACGATGTGGAATCTAATGAAATTTACCTGAAAAAGGTTGAAGAATCTATTGAAAGCCTGCACAAAATGCTGGTCAATACTAAAACGGCCCCGAAAATAAAAGATGTCAAGTTAGTCAAAGCCTATCATTATCTGCATATAAGAGGTGGCGCAAGAATATTCAGGAGGTTTTTCGCCGTAAGAAAGGCAGCGATCAGAAATAAACTTCTCGAGGCTGAGTGCAGTCTAAAATATCTCGACTTCTACAAACTGGGGCTTTTAACAGAAAAATCAAAATAAAAATTTCTCAAACTTCTCTGAAATATTTTGACCTCAACGGGGCCTGTTCTTAATTTGGCAATTTAAAAATATGATGCCAGTTTACGAAAACACATAAACAACAGATTATAAAACAAAAAAATCCCACATTTCTGTGAGATTTTTCTTTATAAGTGGGTCCTGAGGGATTCGAACCCCCGACCCTCTGGGTGTAAACCAGATGCTCTGAACCAACTGAGCTAAGAACCCTTGTTTTTGGTTCGGCAAATATACGACGATTTTTTATTTCTGCAAATTTTTTTCTAAAAAATCTCCCACTACAAAGTTACTTCCACCAATAAAAATCATTTCCCCATTTTTAACATCCTGTTTTGCAGAAAGATATCCGCTTTGTACGTCATCAAAAATTTTATAAGAAATTCCGGATTTCTTTAGCTGATGTTCGTAATCATTCGGGTGACGGCCACGTTTTATTTCTGGTTTTACAAAATAATAGGTGGCATTTCCCGGAAGCATTTCCAAAACCTCGTCAATTTTCTTGTCTTTTACAAAACCTAAAATGATATGCTTAAATTTATCTACAGAATTTAATTGGCTGAATACCTGCTCAAGCCCTGCTTTATTATGCCCTGTATCGCAAATGGTGAGCGGATCCTGCGAAAACTCGAACCAGCGGCCAAGGAAATTGGTGTTTTTATGAACATTTGAAAGCCCTTTTTGTACCTGTTCCTCGCTGATATTAAATCCTGATTTCTGAAGTTCTGAAATTAGAGCAAGCACAACGCGGATATTCTTTTTCTGATAAACGCCTTTCAGGTCAGTTACCAAATCAGTTTTGATTTCCGTGGCATCAATGAACGGCGCATTATTTTCAACTGCTTTATCGTGAATGATATTCTTGGTTGCTTCGTTCTCGTCGCCAGAAATTATTGGTATATTCGGCTTTACGATTCCCGCTTTTTGTATAGCAATTTCTTCGACGGTGTCACCAAGAATATTCTGGTGATCCTGCGCAACATTTGTTATCGCAGAAACCATTGGTTTAATGATATTGGTAGCATCAAGCCTTCCACCTAAACCAACTTCAATAATTGCCACATCGACATTTAGTCTGTGAAAATATTCAAACGCCATCACAGTGGTAAATTCAAAAAATGATGGGCGAATGTCTGCCGGCAAGTCTCTCAGCTTCTGAATGAAATCATAAACAAAATCAGGTTCGGCATTCTGCCCGTTTACTTTAATCCTTTCGGTAAATTCAATAAGGTGCGGTGAATTGTAAAGTCCAACCTTGTAGCCAGCCTCCTGCAAAACAGACGCCAGCATGTTGCTGGTAGATCCTTTGCCGTTGGTGCCGCCAATGTGTACGGTCTTGATTTTATCCTGAGGATTCCCGAAGAATTCACAAAGTTTGATGATATTCTGAAGTCCGGGTTTATATGCCCGTTTTCCGTCGATTTGATAGTTGGGAGCCTGCTTGTACAGCCATTCCAGCTCGTTTTGATAGTCGTTTTTTGTCATTGTGCAAAAATGACGAAAATTTTGGTTGTACAAAGTTATTTTTTTGTTAAAAAAATCGAATTTAATGGGTAAAGTTTCCTGATCAATTTCAAATCTCATTTAAAGATGAGCAGAAGAAATCCATGCCATAAAAGATAAAATGACAGTATGAAGTTCCAGTAAAATTTTAAAAATGCTAAAAAGTAATTCTGTAGGTTCCTGTAGACGAGGTATTAGCCCGCTCCGCTTTTACATATTGCTTCACCCACGCAACGGAAGTTGAGGCTACGCACGCATCAGAAATTCCCCCGCTCCGTCTTGCGGAAATTACGTTCCCGGCTTTATCTACGGTGTAAGAAATCGTAATCATGCCGGAAGCCGAACAGTTATGCGAAGGTTGCGCACCGCCCCTTCCCATCGTGCCGGGAATAAAACCGATAAGTTTTCGGTCTACACCAATTCTGCTGTCGCCGTTTCCATCGCTGCCCAGAGGGTCTCCAGCGTTTCCGGTGGTTCCCATCGTACCTTGCGAGCCCGCGGCCTTTCCGCGGCCGCGAATTAGGTTACCGACTGCGGCCGTACCTTTGGAATCGCCCTGTCTCTTAGTTGGGGTTGTAGAAGTTTTTGTGTTGGTAACGGTTTTGGCAGTGTTTGCTTTAACTGGTGTAACTTTCGCCGCAGGCGTAGGTTTTTTTTCCACGTTTTCCACTTTTGGTGCAGCGGCCAACTTGCTGGTGCCGGTAATTATTTTCTCCTGAACAATTGGTTTTGGCTCCGGTTGCGGCTGCGGTTCCTCAACAGTTACTTCTGCCGAGGATTCCTGTGAACCGTCCTGATTTGCCGGTTCTTCGAAGCCGGCCCCGTTTTGATGGTCGCCAAAATTGATGAGCATTGTTGTCACCGGCTCCTCTTTGGGAATGAGCCTTGAAAATTTGTAAAAATAAAGCGCAAGTAAAACCAAAAGCGAAATAAGAAGAGTGATGATGGCACTTTTCCTGCGGTCGTTTTTCTCGTTATGGCTGATGGTATAGCTCATTAATCTTTCTGTACTGTGGCGATGGCTAAATTAAATTTATGTTTTTCAGCAATTTCCATTACAAAAACTACGTCGCCGTGCCTGGTGTTTTCATCGGCACGAATTGTAAAGGTTGGATTTTGCTGACCCTGAAGCGTATTCACCAAATGCTGTTCCAACTGTTCTTTTGGCACAGCTTTGTCTGCGATATAATATTTCCCGTCCGTACTGATGGTTACAGAGGTAGGATCCTGGGCACTTTGGTTTGTGGAGGCGGCCTGGGGCAGTTTTACCTCAATCGCGCTCTGGCTGATGGCGGAACTGGTAATCATGAAAAATATCAACAACAGAAAAATAATATCCGTCATTGATGCCATACTGAATTCCGCGCTGATGCGGTTTCTGCGTTTCAGTTCCATTTTACAAAGGTTTATTTAAGGTGTCTAAAAATTCATTCACATGGGTTTGAATCTTAAGAACCATTCTGTCTACCTGTGTTACCAGAAAATTGTAGAAAAAATACGCCGGAATACCCACCAACAATCCGGCTGCCGTAGTTGCCATGGCGGTATAAATTCCTGACGCCAAAAGTTTCGGGCTTACCGCTCCTGTAACATTTGAAATTTCAAAGAACGCCATAATCATCCCGATTACAGTTCCTAAAAATCCTAACATCGGGGCTGCTCCGGATGCAGAAGCCAGGATATTTAAATTTTTTTCAAATTTTGAAACTTCGAGCTGCCCCTGGTTTTGCATCGCATTCGAGATGTCGGAAATTGGCCTTCCGATCCTTGCCAGGCCTTTTTCAATCATCCTTGATTCCGGAGAATTGATAGTTCTGCAGTAATCTACGGCGGTCTGGATCTTACCTTCCTCTACGAAATCTTTAATATTTTCAAGGAAATTCGGGGTTTCTTTGGCTGCTCTTTTCAGGAAAAAATATCTTTCAAGAAAAATATAAAGCGCCAAAACGCCCAAAAGGAAAATAAGAATCATAATGACATTACCAATTATTCCGCCGCTGGTTAGGATTTCCCAAAGCGAGAAAACCTGCTTTTCCGGCTGTAACTGTACGGCATTGGTGGCAGTAGATACTACCGTTGTGCTGTCCTGCATATTTTTTTTATTTTAAATTAACGCAAAAAGCCCATAAATATTATGGCTTTGCTGGTTTTGACAAATTAAAGAATTAAAAAAAAGAATTAATCTTCATCAACCACAATTTCCTCCTGTCTGAAATCGCATTTCAGTTTGAAAGGAATCGGCTCATCAGACCCCGTGTAGAAATCATCGATATTTCCTGTCCAAATCAGTTCCAGTTCGCCTTCATCATTTACATCAAAAGAAAGTTCATTCTGGTAAAGGTAAGCTTCCTCGTCATCGAACAGATCTACCTCCGTGAAAGTTTCTTCATCAGAATCTTCTATATGAAAGGTCTTTCCCTCCAAATCGGCAGAACTGATCGGAAAATCAAATATATCTAAAGAGATTTGCGGGAAATTGTACTGTAGCGAATCATCCTCCACATGATCTAAACTGTCATCCGTAATGATCTCAACTTCGAGAAAATGCTGCTTGTTGCTGTAAACTGGCTTGCAGTAGGTATTTTTTATGTGGTATTTTAAGGTCTCGTCCGGATGATAAATTTTTAAAATCCCTTTCATTTCTTAAGGATAAAAAGTTGGGTTTAGTTATTTTGTGTGTTATTAAGCAAAGATAAAAATTTGATTTAAAGACAAAAACATTTTAAAACTTATTTTTTAAATCGAAAAATCCCTGCACTGCTGCGTTTGTGAATAATGTTTGGAAAAGGAATAATCTTTAATTTAGCGTTATCAATTTTTACCGAGATGAAAAACATACTTTATAAAACAATTTTAGCAGTTTTCACGATACTTTTCGCGGTTTCGTGCAAAAGAAAAGACTTTCCGCTTACCAAAGTAACTCCGGTTGAGGTGGATTCTATCGCAGCCAATTATTATGAGCAATACCTCAAAATGTATCCGCTGGAAGCGACCATGCAGGGTGACGACCGCTACAACGACCTTTTGCCGGTGGACATCGATAAAGATTTCATTTCCGGCGAAATTGCCTTTTATAATGATGTTCAAAAAGAACTGAAAAGCATCGATTACAACTCCCTGACCGACGATAAAAAAGTAGTTTACGATGTTCTGGATTCTACTTTGAAGGACAAAATTGAACGCTACGCCTATCACCCGGAATATATTCCTTTTACGCAGTTTGGCGGTTTGCCGCTTGATTTTCCGGTATTAGGAAGCGGTGCAGGTGCCCAGCCTTTTAAAAATGAAAAAGATTATGAAAACTGGCTGAAAAGGATGAACCAATTCCCAAACTGGATGGAAGCTGCGACCGAGAATTTCAGGGAAGGGATGAAAATTAACATGGTTTTGCCAAAAGCCCTGATTGTAAAGATGATTCCGCAGATGAGAGCGGAAGAAATTACAAGCACAGATTTTGAAAAGAATATATTTTACGGCCCCGTGCGAAATTTCCCAAAAGGAATGTCTGATGCCGCAAAAGCAAAATTCACAAAAGAATTTAAAGAAATCATCACTGGCAAAATAATTCCGGCATATACGAAAATGGGCGATTTCCTGGAAAAGGAATATTTGCCGAAAGGCCGCGACACCAGCGGATACAACGCTTTACCGAAAGGAAACGACATCTATTCTTATTACGTAAAAAGCTGGACGACCACAAACCAGACGCCGGACGAAATTCACAAAACCGGTTTGGCAGAAGTTGCCAGAATACGCGGAGAAATGGAAAAAGTAAAGCAAACTTTAGGATTCACCGGCACTTTGGAAGAATTTTTAAACCACATAAAATCTGATCCGAAAGCTATGCCCTATAAAACATCGAAGGAAGTTCTGGATGCATTTCAGGGCATTTTAACCAAAATTACTCCCAAGCTGAAAACGATGTTCAACAATACCCCGAAAACAGGTTTTGAAATCCG
The sequence above is a segment of the Chryseobacterium taklimakanense genome. Coding sequences within it:
- a CDS encoding SufE family protein, which codes for MTIKEKQQEIVKDFEFLDDWEQKYEYIIDLGKELKALPEDKKTDENLIKGCQSKVWIDAEFKDGKLYFNADSDGILPKGIVSLLVSIYSGHPTKEILDSDFDFISQIGLQEFLSPSRANGLMAMTKQIKFYAVAYQLKS
- a CDS encoding glycosyltransferase family 9 protein; protein product: MTRILAYRFSAFGDVAMTAPVFREFLEQNPDVELVFVSRKNFSAIFDDISNLKFKGVDLDDYKGFLGLRRLARELIKEFQPDYIADLHDVIRTKILKKIFQAKGYKISFINKGKEEKEELTDVWNLNKKKLKSNIERYADVFRNLGYSVNLSHHYRSKSSVKEGIGVAPFAQHKGKMLPLEKSFELAKILSKTHKIYFFGGGKEETEILNTWAQKLPNTESLAGKLSLKEELQKIAELEVMISMDSANMHLASLVGTRCISIWGSTHHFAGFLGYGQSDDDIVEVKDLTCRPCSVFGDKECYRGDYACLEEIDIQKIVEKV
- a CDS encoding glycosyltransferase family 2 protein, with translation MKLSVCIPVYNFDVRELVRDLQKEITKYQINAEILLIDDASDQHYVLINKGIENEVENFVFLEKNVGRSQIRNLFLYYASGDYLLFLDCDGKITNPHFLKNYLSYIEKNNVKAVYGGRKVSELQPDSNHLLRWRYANERENLPLNKRLIRPYLSFQTNNFVVKKSVLEKVNFNPEFQKYGYEDLLFAMDLNHAGIPVRHIDNPILNNDVESNEIYLKKVEESIESLHKMLVNTKTAPKIKDVKLVKAYHYLHIRGGARIFRRFFAVRKAAIRNKLLEAECSLKYLDFYKLGLLTEKSK
- a CDS encoding bifunctional folylpolyglutamate synthase/dihydrofolate synthase produces the protein MTKNDYQNELEWLYKQAPNYQIDGKRAYKPGLQNIIKLCEFFGNPQDKIKTVHIGGTNGKGSTSNMLASVLQEAGYKVGLYNSPHLIEFTERIKVNGQNAEPDFVYDFIQKLRDLPADIRPSFFEFTTVMAFEYFHRLNVDVAIIEVGLGGRLDATNIIKPMVSAITNVAQDHQNILGDTVEEIAIQKAGIVKPNIPIISGDENEATKNIIHDKAVENNAPFIDATEIKTDLVTDLKGVYQKKNIRVVLALISELQKSGFNISEEQVQKGLSNVHKNTNFLGRWFEFSQDPLTICDTGHNKAGLEQVFSQLNSVDKFKHIILGFVKDKKIDEVLEMLPGNATYYFVKPEIKRGRHPNDYEHQLKKSGISYKIFDDVQSGYLSAKQDVKNGEMIFIGGSNFVVGDFLEKNLQK
- a CDS encoding ferric siderophore ABC transporter substrate-binding protein — encoded protein: MSYTISHNEKNDRRKSAIITLLISLLVLLALYFYKFSRLIPKEEPVTTMLINFGDHQNGAGFEEPANQDGSQESSAEVTVEEPQPQPEPKPIVQEKIITGTSKLAAAPKVENVEKKPTPAAKVTPVKANTAKTVTNTKTSTTPTKRQGDSKGTAAVGNLIRGRGKAAGSQGTMGTTGNAGDPLGSDGNGDSRIGVDRKLIGFIPGTMGRGGAQPSHNCSASGMITISYTVDKAGNVISARRSGGISDACVASTSVAWVKQYVKAERANTSSTGTYRITF
- a CDS encoding ExbD/TolR family protein codes for the protein MELKRRNRISAEFSMASMTDIIFLLLIFFMITSSAISQSAIEVKLPQAASTNQSAQDPTSVTISTDGKYYIADKAVPKEQLEQHLVNTLQGQQNPTFTIRADENTRHGDVVFVMEIAEKHKFNLAIATVQKD